In Thalassococcus sp. S3, the sequence AGAAACTCCGCCGCCTGCCCCGCATCTTCGGGCTTGCCGAGAATACGACGACCCAGCGCGACCGTGGTGTCGGCGCAAAGCACGATATCCGATGCCCCGGCCTTTACCGCCGCTGCCTTTTCACGCGCGATGCGGGCGCAGTAGGGACGCGGGAGTTCGTTTTTCAGAGGGGTTTCGTCGATATCGGGGGGGCGGATTTCATCCGCCACCACCCCGATCTGCGCCAGAAGCTCTCGCCGTCGTGGACTGCCAGAGCCCAAGATCAAAGCCATGTTTAGCCCAAGCCCTTGGTCCGAAGCGCAAATATCAAATCGTGACCGCTTACTTGAAACGGTAATTGATCCGACCCTTGGTCAGATCATAGGGGGTCATTTCGACCTGCACCTTGTCGCCAGCCAGAACGCGGATGCGGTTTTTGCGCATCTTGCCTGCCGTATGTGCGATGATTTCATGGCCATTCTCTAGCTCGACCCGAAACGTCGCATTGGGCAGGAGTTCCTTCACGACACCGGGAAATTCGAGCGTATCTTCCTTGGCCATGTTGTCTCCATTACAGTGGGTCCCGCCATGTGCGGGGCGTGGCCTTAAATGAGGCCATCCCTCCTTTTTTTCAAGGGCGTTCTGAGCGGAGGTCCCGCTTTGTGACCGATTTGATGCGGGCCGGCTGCTCCTGCCAGTGAGTGCGGTTGAGAACGACGCCGTCATGGCGGACATGTGCGATGGCATCCAGATCGACCTCGGCATAGGTCCATCCGGGCAGATCAAGCTGACCCTCGGCAAGCACGCCGGTCTGCGGAAACCCCTTGTCTGGCGGGCCGAACACGCCGCCCGTACCTGTGTTGATGTCAACGGCAGGCGACCAGTCCGCGGCCCCGACGACAGACGACATCACCGAAACACATTGGCTTTCCAAGGCCCGCGCCATCGCCCCGATCCGCACACGCCAGTAACCCGACAGTGCCTCGGTACAGGATGGCACCAGAAGAATATCGGCCTCGGCCAAGGCGCGGCCCAGCAACGGAAATTCCGCGTCATAGCAAATCAGAACACCGATCCGGCCCAGATCCGTGTCGAAGAGGGTCAAGGGACCGCCCGATGCGACATGCCATTCTTCCCGTTCGAACCGGGTCATGATCTGCTTATCCTGAACACCGACGGCACCATCCGGCGTGATCAGCCGCGCCCGGTTGACCGGACGTGGATCCGCAGCCGCAGGGCCGGATGCGGCGAGGATATGCACATCATGCTCCGCAGCCAGCCGGGCATGCAGTGCATCCGCTTCGGCCATCAGATCGGAAACCGCGTGGAGCGACCCCTCCAGATCACCGGCAACGGTCGCGCCTGCCAGCGTCGCCAGTTCCATCGCCCCGTATTCCGGAAAAACCAGCAGCGTGGCACCGTTCGAGGCGGCCTCCGACACCCAGGATGCCAGCTTGTCTTCGTATTGCGCCCAAGTATCGAACCAATCCAGAGGATAGGCCGCGGTTGCAACCTTCATGGCGCGCCCCTTCAAACCGTTTGCTCAAGGCTTAGCTTCTGCAATCCGGCTTGGCGAGGGCTGCAGGGATGCCCGCCTGAAAAAGCGAGCATCCCGCGATCCCAAATTTGGCTCTGGGCGTCCAGGTCTTAGCCGATGGCGGAATACGGATCTTCCACGCCATAGAACACGCCCGCATCCACCTCGACCGTGTCGATGATGGTGTTCAGGATCACGACCTTGCCGACACTGTCCTGATCATGAGCCCCGCCATTGCCACCTTGATTGCTGATGAAATTCAGCACCGTATCGATCGTGCCATCGCCATCATAGTCGAAGTGTTCAACCGATGCCAACTCCACCGTATGCCCTTCGAAGACCAATTGATCGCCTTCGGCAGCGGTGTAGTCGGTCACGATCTTGACGCCGATATCGGCGACCCAGTGATCGTGGACATTGTCGTTCTCGCCTGCAACACCGTTCATCGAGTAGTCGACATTGCCTTCGGCATCCCGGTGTTTGTCGAGGATCTCTTCCTTTGCATCAATCAACCAGCGGAACACGAAAGTGTCGGCGCCGCGCCAGCCGGTCATGGTATCGGTATCCTCGACCGGTTGGCCTGGATTGACCTGTCCACCCGGATCCTGCGCCGGCACGGGCTCGCCCCCGTAGGAGAAGGCATAAAGCAGATCGTCACCCCGTCCGCCGTCAAGCGCATCGTTTCCGGCGCCGCCTTCGAGCGTGTCGTTGCCATCGCCGCCCCAGAGGGTGTCGACACCGGCACCGCCCGAGACGTTGTCATTGCCCTGTTCACCATCCACGCGGTCGTTACCGGCGCCGCCATGCACCTGATCATCGCCATGCCAGCCATAGACAAGATCGTCACCATCGTCACCAAAGACCTGGTCGTCTCCGACGTTGCCGGTCACGCCGTCATTGCCCGTGCCACCCCGCACGATGTCATTGCCACCGCCGCTGTTGATGAAATCGTCATCGGCCCCGCCAAAGATCTGGTCGACCCCGTCGCCGGAAACGATCCTGTCGTTACCGGCGCCCCCGACACCGACATTGTCTCCATCGTCGAGGCGCAGCAGGTCATTTCCATCGTTCCCAAAAAGCACGTCATCGCCATCACCGCCGAAAAGCCGGTCATCGCCCGCGCCGCCGCTCATCGAGTCGTCGCCGCGCCCGCCGTACAACAGATCGTTGCCGTCTTCGCCGTCGACGAGATCCCGACCGGCGCCCCCGTTCAGCGTATCATTCCCCGATCCACCGCTCAGCAGATCATCCCCCTCGTTCCCGAGAATGAAGTCATCTCCGCTATTGCCATAAAGCTGATCCCCATCACCGCCACCGACGATATAGTCGTTACCGCCGAGGCCAAAGATGATGTCATATCCTGCAGTCCCGAACAGCTGATCGTTCCGGTCCGTTCCCTCAATCAGATTGACGGGAGACACGATTGCAGTGATGGGCATCACGGGGGCCAGCGCCGCGTTTGAAATCGCCGGGAACTCTCTGTCGCGGGCCCCAATCGTTATGGGTTCGGGAAAATGCGCCAGGTCGTCCAGCGAAACGGCCAGCGTGGGCGCGCCCGGCAACCCCGGCATGGTGGGGGAGAGAAAATCGTCCAGACCGTACCAGCCCAAAGCGTGAATATGTGACATGTCGAGATCCTTTATTGGCGTGCAGGTTGAGCGCACCCGAGATCACGGACCACAATCAAACGCGTTGGATTCTGGCACCGGGATATCGGAGCGCGGAACCTCAAAATACAATTCAGGGTTGATTCGCAAAAGTGGTAAACAATGTTTACCTGAGATTTCAAGGCGATTTTATTTATTAATTACATGAAGGTAGAATCATGCTACCTTACAATAGAGCCTATTGGAAGTTGAGTAAACGCAACCAGATGTTGCGTTGAACGTGTTGTTCAACCGGTCAATGCGATTGCGAGAGACCCGTTTGCGAAGACAGGCCGAGGCCGTAAACCTCGTCCCTTTCGTTTTCTGTTGATACGCGTCAGCCCGCCTTCGCATTCCACGTTTGACGCATCAATTCTTGTTGGGATCTGCAGTGGTGTTGAGGGGCCGTGACGACCCCGGATACAGGCCCGAACACAGGATCGTCGCTGCCTTTTTCAGGGTTCGGCCAGATATCTCGCGCGCGGCCTGATCATCTGGCCACTTTGCACCTGCTCAATGGCATGGGCAATCCACCCCGCAGCGCGGCCTATCGCAAAGAGGGACGTGGCCGCATGCGGAGGGTACGCAAAATGCACCTCCAACGCAGCGAGAGCGGCATCGATATTGGGCGCAATCGCAAGACGGTCGGATATCTGCCCGACCGCCATCCGAGCGGCCGACCTGCGGGGGATCTGCTCAAGAAGATGCCGCGCTCTGGGATCACCCTCAGGATAAAGGGGATGGCCGAAGCCAAAGGCATAGGGCGCACTTTCGGCATGCCCGTTCAGAAAGGTGTCAAAACGTCCCTTTATCGCCGCGCCCAATGCCTTATTGGTCAACCCCGCAACGCCCCCATGCAGCGGTCCGCTCAAGGTGGCCATCCCCGCCAAAAGAGATGCGGGCAGGCTGGCACCGGTTGCGGCACAAACCCGAACCGCGAATGTCGATGGGTTCAATTCATGATCGCTGAGAAGCACCAGCGCACGCCGGGCGGCATCGGTTCCGGTGCCATCGAGCCCCCAGACAGATCCGATCCGCGTGTGAATGTGTCCCGTCTCGCTTCGTCCCAAACAGGCATCGGCGATTAACGAGATCATGTTGCCCACTTCCCGGGCCATCTGCCCTGCGCTTCGGCCCTGCATCGGGGTCGCGGCCTCCGCTTGCTGGGCAAGGGCTTTCATGGCCCGGGCGAAGGGGGTTGACCCCTCAACGCTGAGTTTCGTCAAGACAGAGGTGACACGCCCACCCCCGCAAAGCAGTTCCGCCACCTCCTCCAAGGCCAGCGTCTCGGCGCAGTCTTCGATCGCATGCCCTCGCACCCAGATCGTGCCGTCCCTGATTTCGGAAATGGATGTCGGCAGCACCGGATCCCCCCAACGAATGGCCGCTTCAGCGACATCCGCGCGGGCCCTAGGGCGACGTTTCTGCCGCAGGAGCGTATCGACGTCACGCCTTGAATACAGGCTGAGACGCGCGTCATTCGGATCGGCCCTGGCACGGATCTGACGTCGGCTGACATAGGCGTAAAGGGTCTGAGGCTTGATCCCCAATATAACGCAGGCGGACTTTGCATCGATCCAGTCAGGCTCTTTCATGTTGATTATATTGATCAAGATTTACCCGCGCACAAGCACCTGATTTGCTGGCGACAAACCAAGGAGGCTTTTATGCAAAACGCATTGCATCGCCAGATTGATGAGGCTTTGGGGCTGGACCTCACCCCTCCCGTTTCTGTCACGCAGGTCGGCTCGGCCGAATTGCCGTCCTGTTTTGCGGTCACGGATCTTGCGGTGTCCGCTTTTCGCGCGGCATCCGTCGAGCTTGCGGAACTGATCGGCGCGCATGAGGTCGTCCTGGACCGCCGTCTTGCGGCGCTCTGGTTCGACATGACCTTACGGCCTGTGGGTTGGGATTTACCATCCGCATGGGATGCGATCGCCGGCGTCTACCGGTCAAGTGATGGCTGGATACGTCTTCACACAAATGCCCCGCACCATCGCGATGCAGCTTTGCGGGTCCTTGATTGCGCGGCGGACTGGGATGCGGTCGCCTCCGTCGTGGAACGCTGGCGCAAGACAGATCTGGAAGCCGCAATCGTCGCTGGGCACGGGGCGGCGGCGGCGATGCACACCACCGATGAATGGGCTGCGCACCCCCAGGGGCGCGCCGTCGCAAGCGAACCTCTGATCGACTGGCAGCAGATCGGCGCAGAGGCAAGGCCGGTCCGGATCGAGCAGATCAAGGTGCTTGACCTCACCCGCGTTCTCGCCGGACCTGTCGCGACGCGGTTTCTCGCAGGTTTCGGCGCGGAGGTTCTGCGGATTGATCCGCCGTGGTGGACCGAACCCGGTGTAGAGCCCGAGGTCACGCTCGGCAAAAGGCGCGCAGGTCTGGATCTGACACAAACCAATGACCGAACCCGATTTGAGCGTCTGCTTTCAGACGCGGATGTCCTTGTGCACGGCTACCGACCCGGCGCGCTTGAGGGGCTTGGATATGGTCGGGATCGGCTGTGCCGCCTTGCCCCACATCTTATCGACGTCAGCCTATGCGCCTATGGCTGGAGCGGACCATGGGCAGATCGCCGTGGCTTTGACAGCCTCGTTCAGATGAGTTGCGGAATTGCGGAAGAAGGGATGCGCCGAAAGGGCGCGGACCGACCAGTTCCGCTCCCTGTCCAGGCCCTGGACCACGCAACAGGATATCTGATGGCTGCCACGGTCTTGCGCGCCCTGAGGATCCGCAACCGGTCCGGCAAGCTGATGTCCGCCCGTCTGTCATTGGCCCGCACCGCCGCGCTCCTCACGTCTCAAGGATCGCGTGATTTTCAGGGCGCTGTGATCGAGGAAACGGAAGACGATCTGGATCCGTCAACCGAACCAACCGGCTGGGGACCTGCGCGCCGCCTTCGCTTTCCGGTGCAAATGGACAAGAAGGGACCAAATTGGCGACATCCGGCGGGGCCTTTGCGGATTGATCCTGCAAGCTGGTGATCGAACAAATAATGACGTGCGCGGTTTGAGACCGACACCCATTAAGCAGGGCGTCTCCGCTCCGCCAACTCGGTTCAGGAGTTTCGGCAGATGGAGGTCGTCTGTCACCAACCTGCATCGGACAGCGCACGATGACGCTATCATCCAAGGCACTGAGCCGGCTAACCTGTCATGATGTGAGGTGGTGCTGCTGGAGAGAATCGAACTCTCGACCTCTCCCTTACCAAGGGAGTGCTCTACCTCTGAGCTACAGCAGCACGCTGTTCTCCAGATTACTCCCCGGACATGGCCCCGGATCGTGCGGGCACTGGAGCGGCCCTTTCGTTTGGACGTTTCACAGGCAAAGTCGACCATGTGAAACCGATGCCCGAGCTATAGTTTTCGCCAGCATCGTGCGCGGGTGATTAGACGCAAATTTCCAGACACGCAAGGGCAATCTGGACCCGGTCTGATCCCTGAGCTAGACAAGAGAACATGGCGCAGAAACCCACACCGAAATCCCGACCCAACAAGGGAGAAAGCCGCGAGGACCGGCTTAAGGCGGCGCTGAAGGCAAACCTGGCGCGACGTAAATCGCAGGCCAAGGCGCGGTCGCATGCGCCGGACGATACAGGCAGTGAGAAGGAATAAGGGCAGATGGATTCGATTGTTGTGACGGGGAACGGACCGCTGAGCGGTCAAATTCCCATTGCGGGCGCAAAGAATGCCTGCCTCACCTTGATGCCGGCAACCCTGCTCAGCGAAGAGCCCCTGACCCTGACCAACGCCCCCAGGCTCAGCGACATACGCACCATGACCGATCTTCTGGGATCGCTCGGGGCCGAGGTCAGCACCCTGCACAACGGCAAGGTGCTTGCGATGTCGAGCCACCATATCAACAATCACATGGCGCATTACGACATCGTCCGCAAAATGCGCGCCTCGATCCTTGTCTTGGGGCCCATGCTCGCCCGCGAAGGACACGCTGTGGTCTCGCTGCCCGGGGGCTGCGCGATCGGGGCCCGCCCCGTCGATCTTCACCTCAGAGCCCTAGAGTCCATGGGCGCGGAGCTTGAACTCAAAGACGGTTATGTCCATGCCTCCACGCCGAGTGGGCGATTGACCGGAGGAACGGTTGAGTTTCCGTTCGCATCGGTCGGTGCGACCGAGAACGCGCTGATGGCCGCCACATTGGCCAAGGGAACAACCGTTCTCAAAGGCGCGGCGCGGGAGCCGGAGATCGTCGATCTGGCAAGATGTCTGCGCAAGATGGGCGCGCGCATCGAAGGTGACGGGACGGAGACGATTACAATTGAAGGGGTTGACCGTTTGAACGGGGCAACCCATCCGGTCGTGACCGATCGTATCGAACTTGGCACCTACATGCTGGCCCCGGCGATATGCGGTGGCGAGGTCGAGCTGCTGGGTGGCCGCAAGGACCTCTTGTCGGCCTTTTGCGACAAGCTTGACGAGGCGGGCGTGGAGATTGACCAAACCGAACAGGGCCTGCGGGTCAAGCGGCGCGCCGATCATATTCGCGCGGTCAACGTCACGACCGAACCTTTCCCCGGCTTTCCTACGGATCTCCAGGCCCAGATGATGGCCCTGCTCTGCACCGCCGACGGGGTCAGCGTGCTGGAAGAGACGATCTTTGAAAACCGGTTCATGCATGCGCCCGAGCTTATGCGGATGGGGGCCACGATCGATGTGCATGGCGGAACGGCCACCGTGACCGGCGTGCGGACCCTGAAGGGCGCGCCGGTGATGGCGACGGATCTCAGAGCATCGGTATCGTTGATCCTGGCCGGTCTCGCGGCAGAGGGAGAGACCACGGTGAGCCGCGTCTATCACCTTGACCGTGGCTATGAACATGTGGTGCGAAAGCTTGAAGGCGTGGGAGCGCGCATTGAGCGGGTGAAGGCACAGTGACACAGGACGCGACATTCGAAGACGGACGGGAGGCGCCGCTGAACCTTGGGGCGCAGGATGCCGAGGATTTGCAGGTTATCTCAAGCCTGGTGCAGGACGCGGTGCTGCCGATCCACGAAATCACCTGGCGCGCGGCACAAAGACGGTTCGGTCTCTTGCTCAACAGGTTCCGGTGGGAGGACAATCCTGAAAACCGGCAGCGGGACTATGAGCGTGTGCAATCTGTCCTCGTGATCGAAAATGTGCTGAGGGTGGCAAGCCAGGGAGTGGATCGCAGTGACAAGGACACGATCCTGTCCCTGATGTCGATTGCGTTCGATGCGGGAGAAGACGGCGCTGGCGACGTGTTGCTGACATTTGCGGGCGACGGCGCTATCCGTTTGAGTGTCGAGGCGCTCGATATCAGCTTGAAAGACGTCACGCGCCCCTATCGCGCCCCTTCGGGACAAAAGCCAAGTCATCCCGAATGACGATCCGCATCCTGACCCCGCATGACCTTGTGGATTGGCGCGCGATCCGGTTGGAGGCCTTGAAGACGTTCCCGGAGGCCTTTTTGTCGACTTACGCGGATGAAAAGGCCAAATCAGACGATGAAGTGCGCGAACGCCTTGCCCAGAACTGCATCATCGGCCGGTTCGACGGGACCGACCTGACCGCGGTTTTGTCACTCGACCCAGAAACAGCGGCACCCCTTGCGCACCGGGTCTGGATCAACGCCTTTTACGTGCGCGCGACCTGGCGGGGCGGGCCAGCGGCCCACGAGCTACTGCAGGATGCCATCGTGCAGGCGCGAGCGCGGGGATTTGCTCAGATCGAACTCTATGTCGCCGAGGAAAACAACCGTGCGATCCGATTTTACGAGCGCGCCGGCTTTGAGCGATGCGGGCTGATGCCGCGTGCGGTAAGGCTCCCAGATCGCTACCAGAACGATCTGCACTATTGGATGCCTTTAGACCGGGCTTGAGGCCAGCAAGGCACAGGGCTATGTCGCTGCTCCAGACAGGAGGCGTGCAACGATGCCAGTATTTCTCTCTACACGCTCGGACGATTTCGAGACGAAGTTTTCCGAGCTTCTTGGCGCCAAGCGCGAAGACAGCGCTGATGTCGATGCGGTTGTCGCCGATATCATCGCGGATGTCCGGTCCCGGGGCGATGAGGCTGTGCTGGAGTTGACCGAAAAATTCGACCGGGTCCGATTGTCACCCGAGGCACTCGCCTTCAGCGAAACCGACATCGCGGACGCGGTTGCAGCCACGCCCAAAGAGGACCGTGCGGCACTCGAATGCGCAGCCGAGCGCATCCGCGCCTACCATGATCGCCAGATGCCGGCGGATGAAACCTGGACGGACGCCTCCGGTGCCACCCTGGGATGGCGTTGGAGCGCGGTGTCGGCGGCAGGTCTTTACGTACCGGGCGGATTGGCCAGCTACCCCTCCTCCGTTCTGATGAATGCGATCCCGGCCAAGGTGGCCGGTGTCGAGCGGTTGGCTATGGTGGTGCCCACGCCGGATGGAGTGGTCAACCCGCTGGTGCTCACGGCGGCGCATTTGTCTGGCGTGGATGAAGTCTACCGCATCGGCGGCGCACAGGCCATCGCAGCGCTTGCCTATGGGACCGAAACCATTGAGCCCGTCGACAAGATCACCGGCCCCGGAAATGCTTATGTCGCGGCGGCAAAGCGGCGGGTGTTCGGCAAGGTCGGCATCGATATGATCGCCGGACCGTCCGAGATCCTTGTCATCGCGGACAGGGACAACAATCCCGACTGGATCGCAATCGACCTCCTCAGCCAGGCAGAGCATGACCAAAGCGCCCAGTCCATCCTGATCACGGATGATGCCGACTTTGGCCAGGCCGTGGCAAAGGCGGTCGATGCGCGCCTGCGCGACCTTTCGCGCGCGGATATCGCCGGCCCAAGCTGGCGGGACTTCGGGGCCATCATCACCGTGCGGGATCTCGATGAGGCCGCCGAGATATCGAACCGGATCGCGCCGGAACACCTTGAGCTATGCGTGGCAGATCCTGAAGCGCTGTCGGGCAAGTGCATTCATGCGGGGGCAATCTTTCTCGGGCAATGGACGCCCGAGGCGATCGGGGATTACGTCGGCGGCCCAAATCATGTTCTGCCCACAGCCCGGTCTGCCCGGTTTTCCTCCGGTTTGTCCGTTCTGGACTTTTTGAAGCGGACCACACTGGCACGGATGACACCGGATGCGCTCCGTGCTATTGGCCCGGCGGCGGAGCGGTTGGCACAGTCTGAAAGCCTGGATGCGCATGGACAATCCGTGCGGGCCAGGCTGGATCAGTTGAACAGGTAACACGAGACATGTCTCACATCGTTGATATCGCGCTCGACGACGCGGGTCTGCCCCCTCCCACGCCCGAAATCGAGCAAGAGCGCAAGGTCGCCATGTTCGATCTGCTGGAGGACAATACGTTCATCCTGCCCAAGCGGGACGACCGGACCGTGCCCGACGGCCCATACAACGTCGCCCTCGCAATCCGTGAAAAACGGCTGGTTTTTGATGTGACAACGACAGCCGATGAAAAGGCGGCCGAGTTCCATTTGTCGCTTGGACCGTTCCGGCAAGTCGTCAAAGACTATTTTCAGATCTGCGAAAGCTACTTCGACGCGGTCAAAACCCTGCCGCCCAGTCAAATCGAAACCATCGACATGGCGCGGCGCGGGATCCACAACGAGGGCAGCCGCGTTCTGCAGGAACGGCTGGAAGGCAAGGCCGAAGTCGACAACGACACCGCGCGACGCCTTTTCACTCTGATCTGCGTGCTGCATTTCGGGGGCTGACATGGCGCAAGAGCTCCCACAATCGGTGCTCTTTTGCTGCGACCACAACGCGGTCCGCTCTCCGATGGCGGAAGGGATCATGAAAAAGTTCTACGGAACCGGAACTTACGTGCAGTCTGCAGGTGTCAGAAATGACCTGGAAATCGACGGTTTTTCCATCGCCGTCTGTCAGGAGATGGATGTCGAGCTGTCCCGGCATCGGTCGCGATCCTTTGACGAGATGGAAAACTGGGGGGATGATCTGTCCTCTTTCGATCTTGTCGTGGCACTTTCTCCGGCCAGCCAGAGACGTGCGCTTGAGCTGACGCGGTTTTATCACCTCGACGTCGAATACTGGCCCATTCTGGATCCGACAGGCCTGGGTGAAACGCGCGAAGCCAAGCTGGAAAGCTACCGGCAGGCACGCGATCAGATCATCACACGTCTCAAAGAGCGTTTCGGTGCCCCGACGGAGATACAATGACCCAACAGATCCAACGCTATTTCGATGCGTTCAATGCAGGCAATGTCGACGGAATGCTGGACTGCCTGACAGACGATGTCGCGCATCACGTCAACGAGGGCGAGGTTCGGCGCGGCAAGGCTCTCTTTGCCGAATTCTGTGCTCATATGAACCGCTGCTACGCAGAAACACTTACCAACATGACGCTGTTCGTCACGCCCGACGGCACGCGCGGAGCTGCGGAATATGTGGTCAACGGTCAGTATCTTGAAACCGACGCCGGTTTGCCAGAGGCACAAGGGCAGCGATACAAGCTGCCCGCCGGATCCTTCTTCGATCTTAGGGACGGCAAGATAAGCCGGGTGACGACCTACTACAATCTTGCCGACTGGATCCGCCAGGTCTCATGATCGAGACGCGCGTCCTGATCGGCGATGCCATCGAAGACGCGCTCGATGCACTTGCGCGTCTTCGGATCGAGGTCTTCAGGGACTGGCCCTATCTCTATGACGGCGATCTTGATTATGAACGCGGCTATCTGCGCACTTATCGCGAAAGCGAGGCGGCTATTCTTGTCGGCGCGTTCGATGGATCCCGCCTGATCGGTGCGGCAACGGGCACGCCGCTTGCGGACCACGCCGACAATTTTGCAATGCCCCTGGCCGAAACCGGACTGAATCTCGGCACCATCTTCTATTGCGCGGAATCTGTGCTTCTGCCCGAATTTCGGGGGCGCGGGTTGGGACATCGCTTCTTTGATATGCGCGAGGCACATGCGCGCGCCCTTGGATTTGGCTGGTCCTGCTTTTGTGCCGTGAGCCGCCCAGAGGATCATCCGTTGAGGCCGGCGAGATACCAGCCGCTCGACCCGTTCTGGAGAAAGCGGGGATACGCACCCGTCGACGGCGCAATTGCGCATTTTTCATGGAAAGATGTCGATCAGTCCGCTGAGGATCAAAAGCCGCTCCAGGTCTGGTTGCGCGCACTCTAGGGGGGCAAGACGAGGCAGAGAGTTGCCCGGTGACGCCGTCTTGAAGAGGCTGCTTCGCTGCACATTCGCTTTCGTCGCGCAGCAAAAAGCGCTTGTCTGCGCGTCTCCCCAACCTGAGGTCACGACAAAAGCCGGTCCTTTTGCAACAGTCCCAGACCCGGCGCTTTGCACGTCACAAATAAATGCGATTTGACCTGTCGATCTATCATGGATAAGCTTTATCCACGAATTAGCGGGGAGAGAAATGAAGCTTGGTGATGGAGTGGAACAGGCGATCCATGCCGTTGCGGTGCTGGCGAGTTTACCGCCGGGCAGTCTGCTCTCGGCGGCGGCTCTGGCGGAGTTCCATGGCGTATCGCAAAGCTATCTCCTGAAACATATGCAGGCGCTCTCCAAGGCGGGGCTTGTCGAAACGATGCCGGGTCCGAAAGGCGGTTACCGCCTCGCCCTGGCGCCGGACAGAATTTCCCTGCTCGACGTCGTTCTCGCAGTCGAAGGGCCCGAGCCGGCCTTCCGCTGCAAGGAAATTCGCCAGAAGGGCCCGGACCCTCTGCCGGCGCATCGCTATGCAAAGCCGTGCCAGATCAACGTCGCCATGCTGCGCGCCGAACGCGCTTACCGCGCAGAATTGCGCGCCGTGACCATCGGGCAACTCATGGCCCAGGTGGCCGCCGACGACACCGACGGCGCGCTTGCCGCGCGCGGATGCAAATTCTTCGAACCGCATTTGCGCCAGACACCATCAAACGAGAACTGAAAGGACCTGCCCATGCACCCCCGTCTTGACTACATGACCGCGGCGCCCGACGCCTTCCAGGCGGTTCTGGCCCTTGAGACCTATGTCGCCGGAAAATCCGGCCTTGATGCGCGCCTGATCGACCTTGTCAAACTCCGCGCCTCGCAGATCAACGGCTGTGCCTTTTGCGTCGATATGCACACGAAGGAAGCAAAAGCCCATGGTGCCGATCCGCAATGGATCAACCTGGTTTGTGTCTGGCGCGAAGCAGGCGTCTTCAGCGCGCGCGAGCGGGCCGCCCTGGCCTGGACCGAAGCGGTCACCAATGTCCGCGACACCGGCGTGCC encodes:
- a CDS encoding carbon-nitrogen hydrolase family protein: MKVATAAYPLDWFDTWAQYEDKLASWVSEAASNGATLLVFPEYGAMELATLAGATVAGDLEGSLHAVSDLMAEADALHARLAAEHDVHILAASGPAAADPRPVNRARLITPDGAVGVQDKQIMTRFEREEWHVASGGPLTLFDTDLGRIGVLICYDAEFPLLGRALAEADILLVPSCTEALSGYWRVRIGAMARALESQCVSVMSSVVGAADWSPAVDINTGTGGVFGPPDKGFPQTGVLAEGQLDLPGWTYAEVDLDAIAHVRHDGVVLNRTHWQEQPARIKSVTKRDLRSERP
- a CDS encoding citrate synthase family protein, which translates into the protein MKEPDWIDAKSACVILGIKPQTLYAYVSRRQIRARADPNDARLSLYSRRDVDTLLRQKRRPRARADVAEAAIRWGDPVLPTSISEIRDGTIWVRGHAIEDCAETLALEEVAELLCGGGRVTSVLTKLSVEGSTPFARAMKALAQQAEAATPMQGRSAGQMAREVGNMISLIADACLGRSETGHIHTRIGSVWGLDGTGTDAARRALVLLSDHELNPSTFAVRVCAATGASLPASLLAGMATLSGPLHGGVAGLTNKALGAAIKGRFDTFLNGHAESAPYAFGFGHPLYPEGDPRARHLLEQIPRRSAARMAVGQISDRLAIAPNIDAALAALEVHFAYPPHAATSLFAIGRAAGWIAHAIEQVQSGQMIRPRARYLAEP
- the murA gene encoding UDP-N-acetylglucosamine 1-carboxyvinyltransferase; this translates as MDSIVVTGNGPLSGQIPIAGAKNACLTLMPATLLSEEPLTLTNAPRLSDIRTMTDLLGSLGAEVSTLHNGKVLAMSSHHINNHMAHYDIVRKMRASILVLGPMLAREGHAVVSLPGGCAIGARPVDLHLRALESMGAELELKDGYVHASTPSGRLTGGTVEFPFASVGATENALMAATLAKGTTVLKGAAREPEIVDLARCLRKMGARIEGDGTETITIEGVDRLNGATHPVVTDRIELGTYMLAPAICGGEVELLGGRKDLLSAFCDKLDEAGVEIDQTEQGLRVKRRADHIRAVNVTTEPFPGFPTDLQAQMMALLCTADGVSVLEETIFENRFMHAPELMRMGATIDVHGGTATVTGVRTLKGAPVMATDLRASVSLILAGLAAEGETTVSRVYHLDRGYEHVVRKLEGVGARIERVKAQ
- the infA gene encoding translation initiation factor IF-1, coding for MAKEDTLEFPGVVKELLPNATFRVELENGHEIIAHTAGKMRKNRIRVLAGDKVQVEMTPYDLTKGRINYRFK
- a CDS encoding CoA transferase, whose translation is MQNALHRQIDEALGLDLTPPVSVTQVGSAELPSCFAVTDLAVSAFRAASVELAELIGAHEVVLDRRLAALWFDMTLRPVGWDLPSAWDAIAGVYRSSDGWIRLHTNAPHHRDAALRVLDCAADWDAVASVVERWRKTDLEAAIVAGHGAAAAMHTTDEWAAHPQGRAVASEPLIDWQQIGAEARPVRIEQIKVLDLTRVLAGPVATRFLAGFGAEVLRIDPPWWTEPGVEPEVTLGKRRAGLDLTQTNDRTRFERLLSDADVLVHGYRPGALEGLGYGRDRLCRLAPHLIDVSLCAYGWSGPWADRRGFDSLVQMSCGIAEEGMRRKGADRPVPLPVQALDHATGYLMAATVLRALRIRNRSGKLMSARLSLARTAALLTSQGSRDFQGAVIEETEDDLDPSTEPTGWGPARRLRFPVQMDKKGPNWRHPAGPLRIDPASW
- a CDS encoding calcium-binding protein — its product is MSHIHALGWYGLDDFLSPTMPGLPGAPTLAVSLDDLAHFPEPITIGARDREFPAISNAALAPVMPITAIVSPVNLIEGTDRNDQLFGTAGYDIIFGLGGNDYIVGGGDGDQLYGNSGDDFILGNEGDDLLSGGSGNDTLNGGAGRDLVDGEDGNDLLYGGRGDDSMSGGAGDDRLFGGDGDDVLFGNDGNDLLRLDDGDNVGVGGAGNDRIVSGDGVDQIFGGADDDFINSGGGNDIVRGGTGNDGVTGNVGDDQVFGDDGDDLVYGWHGDDQVHGGAGNDRVDGEQGNDNVSGGAGVDTLWGGDGNDTLEGGAGNDALDGGRGDDLLYAFSYGGEPVPAQDPGGQVNPGQPVEDTDTMTGWRGADTFVFRWLIDAKEEILDKHRDAEGNVDYSMNGVAGENDNVHDHWVADIGVKIVTDYTAAEGDQLVFEGHTVELASVEHFDYDGDGTIDTVLNFISNQGGNGGAHDQDSVGKVVILNTIIDTVEVDAGVFYGVEDPYSAIG
- a CDS encoding DUF2948 family protein, with the protein product MTQDATFEDGREAPLNLGAQDAEDLQVISSLVQDAVLPIHEITWRAAQRRFGLLLNRFRWEDNPENRQRDYERVQSVLVIENVLRVASQGVDRSDKDTILSLMSIAFDAGEDGAGDVLLTFAGDGAIRLSVEALDISLKDVTRPYRAPSGQKPSHPE